A region from the Streptomyces sp. 3214.6 genome encodes:
- a CDS encoding nucleotide sugar dehydrogenase yields the protein MRVSVFGLGYVGCVSAACLASMGHEVIGVDVNQVKVDLVNDGKAPVVEERIGELIAEVVRTGALRATGDVREAVMDSEVSLVCVGTPSEPNGSLCTTYLERVTEQIGAALAERGGRHTVVFRSTMLPGTCLNLLVPILEKYVGGTAGVDIGVAVNPEFLREGTSVRDFFDPPKTVIGELDPASGDAVLALYDGLPGEVFRVPVPTAEAIKYADNAFHGLKIGFANELGAVCQALGVDSHQVMDVFLADRKLNISPAYLRPGFAFGGSCLPKDLRSLVHAAQRADVSVPILAHVLPSNSDHLQRAVELVERTGKRRAGLFGLSFKPGTDDLRESPLVELAERLFGKGYDLKIYDANVSLSRLLGANREYIETRLPHLAQLLADSVEEVLDHAEVCLVGTRDPAVLSALPHGTDGPLIVDLIHLPDADARRAEPGYMGLAW from the coding sequence ATGAGAGTCAGCGTTTTCGGCCTCGGCTACGTGGGTTGCGTGTCGGCCGCGTGCCTGGCCAGCATGGGGCACGAGGTCATCGGGGTGGACGTCAACCAGGTGAAGGTCGACCTGGTCAACGACGGTAAGGCCCCGGTTGTCGAGGAGCGGATCGGCGAGCTCATCGCCGAGGTCGTGCGGACCGGAGCGTTGCGTGCCACCGGCGATGTCCGCGAGGCCGTCATGGACAGCGAGGTGTCGCTGGTCTGCGTGGGCACGCCGTCGGAGCCCAACGGCAGCCTGTGCACCACGTACTTGGAGCGGGTCACCGAGCAGATCGGCGCCGCGCTGGCCGAGCGGGGCGGGCGGCACACCGTCGTGTTCCGCAGCACCATGCTCCCGGGCACCTGTCTGAACCTGCTGGTGCCGATCCTGGAGAAGTACGTCGGCGGCACGGCCGGGGTGGACATCGGGGTCGCGGTCAATCCGGAGTTCCTGCGCGAGGGCACGAGCGTGCGGGACTTCTTCGACCCGCCAAAGACCGTCATCGGCGAGCTCGACCCGGCAAGCGGCGACGCGGTGTTGGCGCTGTACGACGGCCTGCCCGGCGAGGTGTTCCGGGTGCCGGTCCCGACGGCCGAGGCGATCAAGTACGCGGACAACGCGTTCCACGGCCTCAAGATCGGCTTCGCGAACGAGCTGGGCGCGGTGTGCCAGGCGCTCGGAGTGGACTCGCACCAGGTGATGGACGTGTTCCTGGCCGACCGCAAGCTGAACATCAGCCCGGCCTATCTGCGGCCCGGCTTCGCCTTCGGCGGCTCCTGCCTGCCCAAGGACCTGCGCAGCCTGGTTCACGCGGCGCAGCGGGCCGACGTCTCGGTGCCCATCCTCGCCCATGTGCTGCCCTCCAACTCCGACCATCTGCAGCGCGCGGTGGAGCTGGTCGAGCGCACCGGCAAGCGCCGGGCGGGCCTGTTCGGGCTGTCCTTCAAACCCGGCACCGACGACCTCCGCGAGAGCCCGCTCGTCGAACTGGCGGAGCGGCTCTTCGGCAAGGGCTACGACCTGAAGATCTACGACGCCAACGTGAGCCTCTCGCGGCTGCTCGGCGCGAACCGCGAGTACATCGAGACCCGGCTGCCGCATCTCGCGCAACTGCTCGCGGACTCCGTCGAGGAGGTGCTCGACCACGCCGAGGTGTGCCTGGTCGGGACCAGGGATCCGGCCGTGCTGTCGGCGCTGCCCCATGGCACCGACGGCCCGCTGATCGTCGACCTCATCCACCTTCCCGACGCCGATGCGCGGCGGGCCGAACCGGGGTACATGGGCCTTGCTTGGTGA
- a CDS encoding sugar transferase: MRQGGVVSPFPSARDHMANGAISRPAIEWEQRYRRTVITSDTVATAFVVVAIGNFFGARDAANWHEKWVILAFGTELLVLGALAVSRSWAPAVLGQGAEEFRRLGRSLFTATVVLALGGIALTSRNIKLWIFVAIPAIAIVTMTTRYLLRLSLHKQRKEGRCLRPVLAAGSPATVRDLITRTRKFPHLGWRVDAVCTTDGLDLDGDHVDGVPIVGRLADVAYHVHRDGYRVVAVTPDPHWSPDGLQRLAWNLEGSDAEMVVAPVLMEVAGPRLHVDAVLGIPLLRVSMPTFTGGRRAVKGVVDRIGATFLLMLFAPLMMFVALLVLVDSRGGAFYRQRRVGKDGREFTILKFRTMVAGADRARAELADRNEGAGLLFKLRRDPRVTRVGAVLRRYSLDELPQLFNVLTGSMSLVGPRPPLPEESAAYGPDIRRRLLVKPGLTGLWQISGRSDLSWEEAVRLDLRYVEDWSLALDTVILWKTLRAVLSGQGAY, from the coding sequence GTGCGGCAAGGGGGTGTAGTCAGCCCGTTTCCGTCGGCGCGCGACCATATGGCGAACGGGGCCATCAGCCGGCCCGCCATCGAATGGGAGCAGCGGTACCGCCGTACCGTGATCACCAGCGACACCGTGGCCACCGCGTTCGTGGTGGTGGCGATCGGGAACTTCTTCGGGGCCCGGGACGCGGCCAACTGGCACGAGAAATGGGTGATTCTCGCATTCGGCACCGAATTGCTGGTGCTGGGGGCGCTCGCGGTGAGCCGGTCGTGGGCTCCGGCCGTACTCGGCCAGGGTGCCGAGGAATTCCGCCGGCTCGGACGCTCACTGTTCACGGCGACCGTCGTACTGGCGCTCGGCGGGATCGCTCTCACTTCGCGCAACATCAAGCTCTGGATCTTCGTCGCGATCCCCGCGATCGCGATCGTCACCATGACCACGCGGTATCTGCTGCGCCTGTCGCTGCACAAACAGCGCAAGGAAGGCCGCTGCCTGAGACCGGTGCTCGCCGCCGGGAGCCCGGCCACCGTGCGCGACCTGATCACCCGGACCCGTAAATTCCCGCACCTCGGCTGGCGGGTGGACGCGGTGTGCACGACGGACGGTCTCGACCTCGACGGCGACCACGTGGACGGCGTGCCGATCGTGGGCCGCCTGGCCGACGTCGCCTACCACGTCCACCGCGACGGCTACCGTGTCGTCGCGGTCACCCCGGACCCGCACTGGTCACCGGACGGGCTGCAGCGGCTGGCGTGGAACCTTGAGGGCAGCGACGCCGAGATGGTCGTGGCCCCCGTGCTGATGGAGGTGGCCGGCCCGCGGCTGCACGTCGACGCGGTGCTCGGGATCCCGCTGCTGCGGGTCAGCATGCCGACTTTCACCGGGGGCCGCCGGGCGGTCAAAGGGGTGGTCGATCGAATAGGCGCAACGTTTCTGCTGATGTTGTTCGCGCCGCTGATGATGTTCGTCGCGCTGCTCGTGCTGGTGGACAGTCGGGGTGGGGCGTTCTACCGCCAGCGCAGGGTCGGCAAGGACGGCCGCGAGTTCACCATCCTCAAGTTCCGCACCATGGTCGCCGGGGCCGACCGGGCACGTGCCGAACTGGCCGACCGCAACGAGGGCGCCGGCCTGCTGTTCAAACTCCGTCGGGATCCGCGGGTGACCCGGGTGGGAGCGGTGCTGCGCCGGTACTCGCTCGACGAGCTCCCGCAGCTTTTCAACGTGCTCACCGGATCGATGTCGCTCGTCGGTCCGCGGCCCCCGCTGCCGGAGGAGTCCGCCGCGTACGGCCCGGACATCCGGCGGCGGCTGCTGGTCAAGCCTGGCCTCACCGGCCTGTGGCAGATCAGCGGACGCAGCGACCTGTCCTGGGAGGAGGCGGTACGCCTCGACCTGCGGTACGTGGAGGACTGGTCGCTCGCCCTGGACACAGTGATCTTGTGGAAGACGCTGCGTGCGGTGCTCTCAGGTCAGGGGGCGTACTGA